CAGGTCGTCTGGCCGCCCTTCGACCGTGGAATCAGGTGGTCGAACGTCAGATCGTCGGGCGAGCCGCAATACTGGCAGCGGAATTTGTCGCGCAGAAAGACGTTGAACCGTGTGAAGGCCGGATTGCGGCTCGGCTTCACATAGGTCTTGAGCGAGACGACGCTCGGCAGGCGCATCTCGAAGCTCGGCGAGTGGATCGCCTTGTCGTAGGTGGAGACCACTGTCACGCGGTCGAGGAAGACAGCCTTGATGGTGTCCTGCCATGACCAGAGCGACAGCGGGTAATAGCTCAGCGGGCGATAGTCCGCGTTGAGCACCAGGGCCGGCCATGAGCCGGGCGCGACGCTGCTTGAGACCGACAATGCACTTGGCGAGACGGCGACCGTCACGACCAGCTCCCTGCGATCGTTTCGGACGGCTGATTCGGGCCGGCCGAACACTCATACCTGACGGGATACTATGGGCATCGTGTCGCTCTTGTGAAGCCCACCCGCACGCGGCCTGATGCCCGCAGGATCACGTCGCGATGACCAGCGGTTCGAGCACCCTACCCGAGCGACGCGCGCCGTAATGGGCCCAGAGCAGTCGGGCGGCGACTGCACGCCAGGGCCGCCAGCGCTCGGCGAGCGGCCCCATCTCCTTCGCGCTCGGCCTCGTGGGAAGCCCGAGCAGTTCGCCAGCTGCCGCCTGCAAAGCGATGTCTCCGGCCGGCCAGGCATCGGGGTGTCCAAGGCAGGAGAGGAGGTAGACATCCGCCGTCCAGGGCCCGATGCCCTTCACGGCGACTAGATGGGCATGAGCCTCGTCGGCAGGCCGTTCGTCGAGGCGGTCGAGATCGAGTGAGCCTGCGAGCATGGCCTCCGCCATGGCCTGCATGGCCCGGACTTTCGGGCGGGACAGGCCGGCGGCACGCAGCGCATCCTCGCCGGCATCGCGAATGATGTCGGGTGTCGGTGTGCCGAAGGCATTGGCGAAGCGTGCCCAGATGGCGCGTCCGGCATCGACCGAGATCTGCTGGAACACGACGATCTGGACAAGGCCCTCGAAGCCCGGCGGTCTGCGACGCAGCGGCGGCGCTCCGAGTTCCGCGAGCGTTCCCGCCATGAGCGGGCAAAGACCGGCAAGCGCCGCGAGGCCGTGCGCCAGGTCGGCTTCCGTGTCGATGCGCATGGGTCTGGCCTTCAGTGAACGGCTTGCGCCGCGGGTCGGCTGTCAGCATAGGCTTGACCATGGCCGCTTCGCACCACCCGATTCCTCAGCCGGTCCTGCGCTTCGCGCCAAGCCCGAACGGCTGGCTGCATCTTGGTCATGCGCTGAGCGCGCTGGAGAATGCGACACTTGCCGCGCGCCTCGACGGACGGCTCCTGCTGCGGATGGAGGATATTGATCCTATCCGCTGTCGCCCCGAGTTCGAGACCGCGATCCTGGAGGACCTCGACTGGCTTGGCATTGCCTACGAGCGCCCCGTGCGTCGCCAGTCGGAGCATATGGCGGCCTATGGCGCGGCCCTCGCCCGGCTTGAGGCGATGGGGCTGGTCTATCCAAGTTTCGAGAGCCGGTCCGAGCTCAAGGCCGCAGTTGCGATGAGGGTTGCAACAAGCGGTGAGCCCTGGCCGATGGATCCGGATGGAGCGCCGCTCTACCCAGGCATGGCAAAGTCGCTGACCGCCGCTGAGCGGACGGCACGGATCGCCGCGAACGCGCCTTATGCATGGCGGTTGGACATGGCCGCAGCCACGGCCCGGCTCGGCGCGCCCCTGTCGTGGAGCGAAGTCGACGCACATGGGCTTCCAGTCCGTGATGTTACCGCCAATCCAGCCCGCTGGGGCGATGTGATCGTGGCGCGCAAGGACGTGCCGACCAGCTATCACCTGTCGGTCGTGGTTGATGACGCCGTCCAGGGCATCACCCATGTCGTGCGCGGCGAGGACCTGTTCGAGGCGACATCGGTCCATCGGCTCCTGCAGGAATTGCTCGGCCTGCCCCGGCCGCTCTACAGGCATCATCGTCTGCTGCTGGGGTCGGATGGACGGAAGCTATCCAAGAACGATGGTGCGACGGGGCTGAGGGAGCTCCGGGAGCAGGGCCTGACGGCGGCCGACGTTCACCGCCGGCTTGACCTGTGACGTCCCCCTCGTCAGGCGCGTAGCATGCGCCGGCGATAGGCCGTCGGGCTCATGCCGAAGACCTCGCGAAAGCCGCTGTTGAATGTGGAGAGGTCGCCGAACCCGGCTTCGTAGGCGATCGAGGCGATGTTCTCGCTCGAGAGCGCGATCCGCGCCGCGGATCGGCGCATTCGCAACGCCAGAACATAGCGATAGGGCGACAGACCAATCACCGCCCGGAAGACCCGGATGAAATGGTACTTGCTCATCCGTGCCAGGCGCGCCAGCGCGTCGATCTCCATTGGCTCGTCGGCGCAGGCATCGATATGACGGATGACTTCGGCGATCCGCCGCTCGTCGCGCGACGTCAGGTGCGCCGCACTCGCGACATGCCCCGAGAGGTGCCCGACGACAGCCTCGGCGAGGCCGATCACGGCATCCTCGATGCCGGGGTTCCGGCCCATCGCCTCCAGCCTCGTCAGACGAGGCAGGAATTCACGGATTGCAGGCAGACTGGCGACAGGAAACACGAACCGGCTGCTGCCGGCCCGCGCGGCAGCAATCTCTTCGAACAACTCGCTGCTCAGGCTGATCGCAAGACAGCGATCACCAATCGAATGGTCGTGGCCGCACTGGAAACACCGGCCGTGATTGCCAAGCAGCAGGGCGCCGGGATGCAAGAGCGAGCGGCCATTCTCGCCGTGATAAGTGAATGTGCCTGAGACCACTGCGGCAATCGAGAAGCCATCATGGCGCTCCTCGAAGGGTCGCGCCTCAGGTCCGGCCTCACAGACAATGTCACTCACGCTCCATTGCGACGTGCGCGCAACGCGCCGCACCGACAGGACGTCGGACGACCGCTCTGCCGGCTCATCGAAGAGTTCGAGAATGTCGGGCGTCATTGGCGCTGAGAATAGCAATATTCCCCAAGCCGCGGAACCGCGCAGCACTGCATGTTCCAAACCCTGCCGGTGGCGTCACCGGGCTTCCAACAGCGGGATGAGACCATGCTCGATCATATTTCCATTGGCGTCCGCGACATTGCGCGCACCAAGACCTTCTATGACGCGGCACTCGGAGCGCTTGGCTATGCGTGCCTCAGCGCCGGGGCCGATTCCCTCGGCTACGGCAAGGAGTCCGTTGAGTTCTGGATCAGCCAGACCGACTGTCCGGTCGCCGCAGATCCCAAATCCGGGCTCCATGTCTGCTTCCAGGCGCCGACCCGCGCGAGAGTCGATGCCTTCCATGCCGCGGCCCTTGCCTGTGGCGGCAGCGACAATGGCCAACCCGGCCTTCGGGCCGACTATAGCCCTACCTATTACGCCGCCTTCGCGATCGATCCCGACGGCTACAGGATCGAAGCCTACTGCGGCGCGGAAGCCTGAGACGAGCAACGACAATGGCGACGATCATCAAGGAAGTGGCAACCTCGGCCGAGCCAGCGGTTGTGTGGGATGCGGTGCGTGACATTGGCGCGCTCCACACCCGGCTCGTCCCGGGCTTCGTGGCGGCCACCACTCTTGAGCCAGGCATGCGGGTTGTCACTTTCGGCAATGGCGTGGTGGTGCGGGAGCCGATTGTCGGCGTGGACGAGGTGCGACGCCGACTGGTCTGGACGGCAGAAGGAGGCCTGACCCACCACTACAATGCCGCGGTCCAGGTCTTTCCCGCATCCGGCGGCGGCTGCCTCGTTGTCTGGACAGCCGACTTCCTGCCGGATTTGGCGGGGCCAACCATTGACGCGATGATGTCAGCTGGAGCGGCGGCAATGAAAGCCTGTCTCGACCGCCTGACCCCGACGACCGCTAACCCTTGAACCCGTCGCCGGCGAGATAGAGAAGCTCGTCCGGCGTCGCCTCGCGCCCCAGGATTGCGTTCCGGTGAGGGAAGCGGCCGTAGCGCGCGATAATGTCGTGATGAACCACCGCGTAACGGGTGTACTCAACATCGGCGAGCGTGCTGATCAGATCGACCGACCGTCGCTGGACGCCGATCTGCTCGCAATGCTCTAGCGGCAGGTAAACGAAGACGCGCAAGTCCGGCCCGATCAGCCGATCAACCCCGCGGCCAATGGCGCGCTCCGCTATCGCGAGCGCGAGACTGTCCGCCGCAAAGGCCCGGCTGTTGTTCCGGAACATGTTCCGCGGGAACTGGTCGAGCACCAGGAGAAGAGCCAAGGTCGCTTCGGCAGTCAATTCCCAGGACCGGAGATCGCCGGCTGCCGCGGCGTCGTAGGTCGCGAGGAACTGCGCGCGGATCGCCTCGTCGAAGGCCACATCCTTGGCAAACCACTTCGACGGGCCGGCATTCCTCCAGAACTCCAGCACATCATGGGAGGCCGCGACGGCATTGCTCATAGGGCTGTCCCTGGAATGGCGAGCGGGTTGTCCGTCAACGCGGCACGATCAGGCTGATCGGCGCGCGCAATGCCGACAAAGGCATCGTGCAGTGCCTCGATCACCGCTGGCTCCATGTCCTTGAGGATGAACACGATGCGTGTCCGCGCATCGCCGTCAGGCCAGGCGTCGAGCATGGTGGTGGGGTGGAACAGGTGCTGTGCGCCATGGATCACCACCGGTCGATCCGGGAACTCGGCGATCTTCACGACACCCTTCACCCGTAGCAGCTTCGGGCCATGGGCTCCGCGCAGGAGTTCCAGGAACATGTCGAAGGAGGCCGAGCCTATGGCGCGGTCGCTGGTCAACACGAAACTCTTGATGCCGTCGTCATGAGAATGGCTGACGCCATCGGCGGCGAGCGCCGTTTCGTTGAGCCAGCGCGCCACATCCGGGCTGCGGGTTGCCGGATCGATCAGGCCCGCCGCGAGGACTGCCGCGGGCGTTGCCTCGCCTCCGGCTGCATCCAGGCGGATTGCGGTCGGTGCCAGCCGCGCCAGCCGCTCGCTCAGCTTCGCAAAGGCCGCAAGCCGATCCGGCCGGTCAAGAAGGTCGGTCTTGGTCAGCACAATCCGGTCGGCGACCGCAACCTGGCGGACAGCCTCGGCATGCCCGTCAAGGGTCGCCAGCCCGTTGACCGCATCGACGACGGTAATGACCGCATCGAGGCGATAGCGCATGGCCAGATACGGATGGGCCATGATCGTGTGAATGACTGGGATGGGGTCGGCCAGGCCGGTGGTCTCGATGACGACGCGATCGAAGGGATCGACACGGCCATTGTCGAGGGCGCGCACCAGATCCTCGAGTGCTGCGACCAGATCACCGCGCACCGAGCAGCAAACGCAGCCGGATGACAGCATGACGATGCCTTCGTCCACGGTGCGGACGAGGAGGTGGTCCAGGCCGACATCGCCGAACTCGTTGATCAGCACGGCCGTGTTCTTCATCGCCGGATCGGCCAGGAGACGATTGAGCAACGTCGTCTTGCCGGCTCCGAGGAAGCCGGTCAGCACGGTGACGGGGACGGGCGGTCGTGGCCGCCGAGGGCTAGGGCTATCGGACATTGTGGGGAGAATGGGATTCAGGTCGGGCTGGCGCTACGGCGGAGTTCGACAAAAGAGGAGGCGATCAAGGCCGTCAGCACGAGGAGGCTGCCCATTATTTGGGAAGCGGTCAATGTTTCGCCAAGGATCAGTCCGGCGCTGATGATTGCGACGACCGGTTCAAGGCAGAAGACCAGGCCGACCAGGGCCGTCGGCGCCTTGCGGGCGGCGTACATCTGCAGGGCAAAGCCGGCGAGATAGCCGGCGATCGTCATGACGCAAGCAAACCAGGCGGTTGCGAAAGCCGAAACAGGGCTGGTGCCCACCATCAGAGCGACGAAACCAGCGATCGGCATGATGACGATATGCGACCAGAACAGCAGGGCACCCGCCGGCATGCGGGCACCGGCTCGGCTTGCCGCAAAGAACTGGCTGGCGGCGAGCAGGCTCGCGAGTGCGGCCAGGATCAGCCCCCGCGGATCATAGGCGCCGAATGTCGGCCCAAGCGCGATAGCAATGCCGATGAAGGCCAGCGTGAAGACGAAGAGACGGCTCGGCGTCAGCTTTGTGCCGTCGACGAAGGGGCTGGCAATCAGGATAATGAGCGGGAACGTGTAGACGATGACGGCGGCGACGCCGATCGGCACGAACGACACCGCGAAGAAATAGGCGAGGCCGAGGCCGGCCGACGTGACGCCGACAAGGATCAGTGCGGGCCAGGCAGGCCGCTCGATCCTGAGCGAGCCACCGGTAAGGCGAGCTGCGAGCGCAGCACCACCCAGCATCAGGAAGACCCGCAGGAACACGAGGTCACCCGCCGATACGCCCATCTGCGTCGACATGCGCGCATAGACGATGTTGATGCCATAAGCCGTTGCGCCGCCAAGCGCGGCGCCAATTCCAATCGCCAGCGGGGACAGGGTCACGGGCGCGGGCGAGCCCGGGTAGCCGTGACAGGCGTGGCGTTCCGGCTGTTACGAGCCTGCGTCCGGCTCGGCGCCGGAGTGGGCGTGGAGGTCGCGGTCCGGCTGTTGCGGAGAGCTGCAGGCCGTGCGGCCGGGATGGGTGCTGCACCCTGAAGACTGAGCGGCGCGCCGGCCGGATTGGGAGCGGCAGCGACGGGCGTTGCCGCAGCGGGGGCCTGTCCGCTGATTGCGCCCAGACGCTGGGCAGGCTCGCCTGCCGATCCACGGGTGATCGCACCATGGGCCGGCACGACGGTCACCGTCGATGTTCCAGTGGTGGTCATCGTGGTGGTGGTCCGCGGGGTAGGCGCGGTAAGACCCAGCGGCAGTTCCGCAGGGGCGGAGCGCGGCACGGAGGCGAGGGTCGGCGCCGCCACGGGCGCCGATGCCGGCGCGGCAATGGCGGTTGCGCCTCCGATGAAGACGGGAACTGGATCGCTGGTCGGGCGGTAGGGGCCAAGCAGCGAGATGACCTGACCATTCGAAGCAGCAGCGAGGGCCTGGAGGCCGGCCGGTCGTCCGGCGCGATTCGGCTGGGCCATCATCTGGGCGAAGGACAGATTGCCCGGATCGACATTGGTGGCGATCGGCTCGGCATCCATCTCCTCGCCCTGCTCGATATAAGCAGGACCACGGCCGCGCCGACGGCAGGCCTGTTCGCGGATATCGGGCGGCCCGGAGCTCACGTCGTTCGGGATCGATTCGACGGCGGCGCCCGAGCCGCCATAGCCGGCGAAATGCCGCTCGAACATGCCGGCGGCCGTTTCCGCACGACCGCGCGCGGAGGTCGATCCAAGCACGACCACGATCAACTGGCGGCCGCCGCGGGTGGCCGTCGCCACAACATTGAAGCCGGAGGCGCAGGTAAAGCCGGTCTTGAAGCCGTCAGCACCGGGATAACGCCCGATCAGGTGATTGTGGTTCCGCATGACGCGGTTGCCATAGCGGATCGCTGGCAGTCGCCAGAGTGCGGAATGTTCGGGAAATTCACGCATCAGCGCCCGCGCCAGCACGGCCAGATCGCGCGCCGTGGTCTGCTGGCCGGCGCCCGGCAGGCCGTTCGGATTGATGAAGCGCGTGCCGCTCATGCCAAGTCGGCGGGCCTCGGCGTTCATCATGGCCGAGAAATTCTCGACCGATCCGCCGAGGCCCTCGGCAATAGTGATCGACACGTCGTTCGCCGATTTGACCATGATGATCTTCAGCGCATTGTCGATGGTGATCACGGTACCCGGCCGAAAGCCCATCTTGGAGGGCGTCGCGCGCGCCGCGCGCTGGCTGACCGGCAGACCAGTATTCATGGTGACGCGACCCTCGCGCACCTGGCGCAGCGCCACATAGGCGGTCATCATCTTGGTCAGTGATGCCGGCAACCACGGCATTCCCGCACGGTCGGCCTGAAGCACCTGTCCGGTCGCGGCATCGACGACGATGGTCGGACCGATCTGCTGTGCTGTCGCAACGCCCGCGGAGGCGAGGCTCCAGGCGATCGTGGCGGCGAAAAATGAAGCGCTGAGCCGCAAGAGCTGGAGCCTTCTTCGATGTGCAGACAAGGACCAGATCCTGTGTAGCTGCTTTGTCCATGTTTCGCCAAGTGCGCGTGAACACGGCGAGTGCGGAGGGCCGGATAGGCCCTGAACGGGCACGATCGCGGATCACGCTTCAACAGCCTGAACCGGGCCAAAGAATGGCACCTCTCGTTCGGGCGAATTGATCGAGCCTGCCATGCAGCGTAGCTCTGATGCGGGAAGCCCGTTTTCGGGCTATCGTGTATATACTCGTCAGTGTGAATCTGGAGGATGTGACATGACTGCCTGCATCGTTGGCTGGGCCCACACGGCCTTCGGCAAACTCGAGAACGAAACCGTCGAAAGCCTGATCGTCCGCGTTGCAACCGATGCGCTGATCGATGCCGGCATCGGCCCGGACGACGTGGACGAGATCATCCTCGGCCATTTCAACGCGGGCTTCTCACAGCAGGACTTCACGGCCTCCCTGGTGCTGCAGGCCGACCCCCGGCTGCGCTTCAAGCCGGCGACGCGAGTGGAGAATGCCTGCGCCACCGGTTCGGCGGCTGTTCACCAGGCCGTGCGCGCGGTGAAGGCGGGCGATGCGCGGGTCGTTCTGGTCGTCGGCGTCGAGCAGATGACCAAGACACCGGGCCCCGAGATCGGCAAGAACCTTCTCAAGGCCTCCTACCTGCCCGAGGATGGCGACACGCCCGCGGGCTTTGCCGGCGTTTTCGGCAAGATTGCGCACAATTACTTCCAGCGCTGGGGCGACCAGTCCGATGCGCTGGCGGCGATCGCCGCCAAGAACCACAAGAATGGCGTCGAGAACCCCTATGCGCAGATGCGCAAGGATTTCGGCTACGAGTTCTGCCGCACCGAGAGTGAGAAGAACCCCTTCGTGGCCGGCCCGCTGAAGCGCACCGATTGCTCCTTGGTCTCGGATGGCGCCGCCGCTCTGGTCGTCACCGATACGGCGACCGCGCTCAAGATGAAGAAGGCCGTCGCCTTCCGCGGTCAGGCCCATGTGCAGGACTTCCTGCCCATGTCGAAGCGCGACATCCTGAAGTTCGAGGGTTGCACCCGGGCCTGGGGCCAGGCCTTGGGCCAAGCGGGCATCCAGCTGTCGGATCTCTCGCTGGTCGAGACACACGACTGCTTCACGGTGGCAGAGCTCATCGAATATGAGGCGATGGGCTTGACGCCGGAGGGCCAGGGTGCACGCGCTGTTCTAGAGGGCTGGACTCAGAAGGATGGCAAGCTGCCGGTCAATCCGTCGGGCGGGCTGAAGGCCAAGGGCCATCCGATCGGCGCGACGGGCGTCTCCATGCACGTCCTGTCGTCGATGCAGCTGATGGGCACGGCCGGCGGCATCCAGGTGAAGGACGCCAAGCTTGCTGGCATCTTCAACATGGGTGGCGCCGCGGTCGCCAATTACGTCAGCGTGCTGGAGCGCCTGCGCTGAGCCCACCGCGCGCGGAACCGTGAACGGCAGCGGACTTGCTGCCGTTCGCTGCCGCGAGTCATAGTTCTTCCCAAGAGTTCCGGGCGGCGCACTGCGTCCCACCGGAGCCATTCCAGGGGGAACTGCCATGACGATCGCAT
This region of Phreatobacter aquaticus genomic DNA includes:
- a CDS encoding SRPBCC family protein, with translation MATIIKEVATSAEPAVVWDAVRDIGALHTRLVPGFVAATTLEPGMRVVTFGNGVVVREPIVGVDEVRRRLVWTAEGGLTHHYNAAVQVFPASGGGCLVVWTADFLPDLAGPTIDAMMSAGAAAMKACLDRLTPTTANP
- a CDS encoding DUF924 family protein — translated: MSNAVAASHDVLEFWRNAGPSKWFAKDVAFDEAIRAQFLATYDAAAAGDLRSWELTAEATLALLLVLDQFPRNMFRNNSRAFAADSLALAIAERAIGRGVDRLIGPDLRVFVYLPLEHCEQIGVQRRSVDLISTLADVEYTRYAVVHHDIIARYGRFPHRNAILGREATPDELLYLAGDGFKG
- a CDS encoding DNA-3-methyladenine glycosylase family protein; the encoded protein is MRIDTEADLAHGLAALAGLCPLMAGTLAELGAPPLRRRPPGFEGLVQIVVFQQISVDAGRAIWARFANAFGTPTPDIIRDAGEDALRAAGLSRPKVRAMQAMAEAMLAGSLDLDRLDERPADEAHAHLVAVKGIGPWTADVYLLSCLGHPDAWPAGDIALQAAAGELLGLPTRPSAKEMGPLAERWRPWRAVAARLLWAHYGARRSGRVLEPLVIAT
- a CDS encoding DMT family transporter, encoding MTLSPLAIGIGAALGGATAYGINIVYARMSTQMGVSAGDLVFLRVFLMLGGAALAARLTGGSLRIERPAWPALILVGVTSAGLGLAYFFAVSFVPIGVAAVIVYTFPLIILIASPFVDGTKLTPSRLFVFTLAFIGIAIALGPTFGAYDPRGLILAALASLLAASQFFAASRAGARMPAGALLFWSHIVIMPIAGFVALMVGTSPVSAFATAWFACVMTIAGYLAGFALQMYAARKAPTALVGLVFCLEPVVAIISAGLILGETLTASQIMGSLLVLTALIASSFVELRRSASPT
- a CDS encoding HNH endonuclease: MTVAVSPSALSVSSSVAPGSWPALVLNADYRPLSYYPLSLWSWQDTIKAVFLDRVTVVSTYDKAIHSPSFEMRLPSVVSLKTYVKPSRNPAFTRFNVFLRDKFRCQYCGSPDDLTFDHLIPRSKGGQTTWGNVLTACSPCNLHKGSKTLRESGMQLMHEPFAPSVQDLHANGRMFPPNYLHGSWMDYLYWDTELEP
- a CDS encoding helix-turn-helix domain-containing protein; translation: MHPGALLLGNHGRCFQCGHDHSIGDRCLAISLSSELFEEIAAARAGSSRFVFPVASLPAIREFLPRLTRLEAMGRNPGIEDAVIGLAEAVVGHLSGHVASAAHLTSRDERRIAEVIRHIDACADEPMEIDALARLARMSKYHFIRVFRAVIGLSPYRYVLALRMRRSAARIALSSENIASIAYEAGFGDLSTFNSGFREVFGMSPTAYRRRMLRA
- the gluQRS gene encoding tRNA glutamyl-Q(34) synthetase GluQRS, which codes for MAASHHPIPQPVLRFAPSPNGWLHLGHALSALENATLAARLDGRLLLRMEDIDPIRCRPEFETAILEDLDWLGIAYERPVRRQSEHMAAYGAALARLEAMGLVYPSFESRSELKAAVAMRVATSGEPWPMDPDGAPLYPGMAKSLTAAERTARIAANAPYAWRLDMAAATARLGAPLSWSEVDAHGLPVRDVTANPARWGDVIVARKDVPTSYHLSVVVDDAVQGITHVVRGEDLFEATSVHRLLQELLGLPRPLYRHHRLLLGSDGRKLSKNDGATGLRELREQGLTAADVHRRLDL
- a CDS encoding acetyl-CoA acetyltransferase, with translation MTACIVGWAHTAFGKLENETVESLIVRVATDALIDAGIGPDDVDEIILGHFNAGFSQQDFTASLVLQADPRLRFKPATRVENACATGSAAVHQAVRAVKAGDARVVLVVGVEQMTKTPGPEIGKNLLKASYLPEDGDTPAGFAGVFGKIAHNYFQRWGDQSDALAAIAAKNHKNGVENPYAQMRKDFGYEFCRTESEKNPFVAGPLKRTDCSLVSDGAAALVVTDTATALKMKKAVAFRGQAHVQDFLPMSKRDILKFEGCTRAWGQALGQAGIQLSDLSLVETHDCFTVAELIEYEAMGLTPEGQGARAVLEGWTQKDGKLPVNPSGGLKAKGHPIGATGVSMHVLSSMQLMGTAGGIQVKDAKLAGIFNMGGAAVANYVSVLERLR
- a CDS encoding CobW family GTP-binding protein, coding for MSDSPSPRRPRPPVPVTVLTGFLGAGKTTLLNRLLADPAMKNTAVLINEFGDVGLDHLLVRTVDEGIVMLSSGCVCCSVRGDLVAALEDLVRALDNGRVDPFDRVVIETTGLADPIPVIHTIMAHPYLAMRYRLDAVITVVDAVNGLATLDGHAEAVRQVAVADRIVLTKTDLLDRPDRLAAFAKLSERLARLAPTAIRLDAAGGEATPAAVLAAGLIDPATRSPDVARWLNETALAADGVSHSHDDGIKSFVLTSDRAIGSASFDMFLELLRGAHGPKLLRVKGVVKIAEFPDRPVVIHGAQHLFHPTTMLDAWPDGDARTRIVFILKDMEPAVIEALHDAFVGIARADQPDRAALTDNPLAIPGTAL
- a CDS encoding D-alanyl-D-alanine carboxypeptidase family protein; translation: MRLSASFFAATIAWSLASAGVATAQQIGPTIVVDAATGQVLQADRAGMPWLPASLTKMMTAYVALRQVREGRVTMNTGLPVSQRAARATPSKMGFRPGTVITIDNALKIIMVKSANDVSITIAEGLGGSVENFSAMMNAEARRLGMSGTRFINPNGLPGAGQQTTARDLAVLARALMREFPEHSALWRLPAIRYGNRVMRNHNHLIGRYPGADGFKTGFTCASGFNVVATATRGGRQLIVVVLGSTSARGRAETAAGMFERHFAGYGGSGAAVESIPNDVSSGPPDIREQACRRRGRGPAYIEQGEEMDAEPIATNVDPGNLSFAQMMAQPNRAGRPAGLQALAAASNGQVISLLGPYRPTSDPVPVFIGGATAIAAPASAPVAAPTLASVPRSAPAELPLGLTAPTPRTTTTMTTTGTSTVTVVPAHGAITRGSAGEPAQRLGAISGQAPAAATPVAAAPNPAGAPLSLQGAAPIPAARPAALRNSRTATSTPTPAPSRTQARNSRNATPVTATRARPRP
- a CDS encoding VOC family protein, producing the protein MLDHISIGVRDIARTKTFYDAALGALGYACLSAGADSLGYGKESVEFWISQTDCPVAADPKSGLHVCFQAPTRARVDAFHAAALACGGSDNGQPGLRADYSPTYYAAFAIDPDGYRIEAYCGAEA